The following coding sequences are from one Triplophysa dalaica isolate WHDGS20190420 chromosome 12, ASM1584641v1, whole genome shotgun sequence window:
- the ldlrad4b gene encoding low-density lipoprotein receptor class A domain-containing protein 4b isoform X1, with translation MQEADLPATNAFTECRFQCTNGRCLNLGSQVCDQLNHCGDNSDEEHCPLSTQHPASAIFSSELEFVQIVIIIVVMTVMVVVVVCLLNHYKLTTWSFLSRASQAQSQDLSLQPEGSLWPSDNGLRQGASEVVYAPQPRDRFTAPTFMQHNRFRRFQPTYPYLQHEIDLPPTISLSDGEEPPPYQGPCTLQLRDPEQQLELNRESVRAPPNRTIFDSDLIDMHSSGGGGGPRPPSSNSGISATNSSNHGRMEGPPPAYSQVIGQNSGIVLYLHQHSNNPPVTLQTLPRGRTNPSSPESTIALSMGRQKELV, from the exons ATGCAGGAGGCTGACCTACCAGCTACCAATGCTTTCACAG AGTGCAGATTCCAGTGCACCAATGGCAGATGCTTGAACCTGGGCTCACAGGTATGTGATCAGCTCAACCATTGTGGAGACAACAGTGATGAGGAGCACTGCCCCCTCTCCACCCAGCATCCTGCATCTGCCATCTTCAGCT CTGAACTGGAGTTTGTGCAGATTGTGATCATAATCGTCGTGATGACTGTGATGGTCGTGGTGGTCGTGTGCCTGCTCAACCACTATAAACTCACCACGTGGTCGTTCCTGAGCCGGGCGAGCCAGGCACAGAGTCAAGATCTCTCTCTGCAGCCG GAGGGATCTTTGTGGCCATCAGATAATGGGCTGAGGCAAGGGGCATCTGAG GTGGTGTACGCTCCTCAGCCTAGGGACCGTTTTACCGCTCCCACTTTCATGCAGCATAATCGCTTCAGACGTTTCCAGCCCACCTACCCGTACCTGCAACACGAGATCGACCTGCCGCCCACCATCTCGCTGTCAGACGGAGAGGAACCTCCGCCGTACCAGGGACCTTGCACGCTGCAGCTGAGAGACCCCGAGCAGCAACTGGAGCTCAACAGAGAGTCCGTACGCGCCCCACCCAACCGGACCATCTTCGACAGCGACCTCATTGACATGCACAGTTCAGGGGGCGGCGGTGGGCCACGCCCTCCCAGTAGCAACTCTGGGATCAGTGCCACCAATTCCAGTAACCACGGACGCATGGAGGGCCCCCCGCCTGCTTACAGTCAGGTGATCGGACAGAACTCGGGCATAGTACTTTACCTCCACCAGCACAGCAATAACCCGCCCGTCACTTTGCAAACTCTGCCCAGGGGCCGGACAAATCCAAGCAGCCCAGAGAGCACAATAGCACTGAGCATGGGCCGACAAAAGGAGTTAGTGTGA
- the ldlrad4b gene encoding low-density lipoprotein receptor class A domain-containing protein 4b isoform X2: protein MQNLTAPDGSNVTCGSQLQGMEISELEFVQIVIIIVVMTVMVVVVVCLLNHYKLTTWSFLSRASQAQSQDLSLQPEGSLWPSDNGLRQGASEVVYAPQPRDRFTAPTFMQHNRFRRFQPTYPYLQHEIDLPPTISLSDGEEPPPYQGPCTLQLRDPEQQLELNRESVRAPPNRTIFDSDLIDMHSSGGGGGPRPPSSNSGISATNSSNHGRMEGPPPAYSQVIGQNSGIVLYLHQHSNNPPVTLQTLPRGRTNPSSPESTIALSMGRQKELV, encoded by the exons ATGCAAAACCTCACCGCACCGGATGGCTCCAATGTCACATGCGGATCCCAACTCCAGGGAATGGAGATCT CTGAACTGGAGTTTGTGCAGATTGTGATCATAATCGTCGTGATGACTGTGATGGTCGTGGTGGTCGTGTGCCTGCTCAACCACTATAAACTCACCACGTGGTCGTTCCTGAGCCGGGCGAGCCAGGCACAGAGTCAAGATCTCTCTCTGCAGCCG GAGGGATCTTTGTGGCCATCAGATAATGGGCTGAGGCAAGGGGCATCTGAG GTGGTGTACGCTCCTCAGCCTAGGGACCGTTTTACCGCTCCCACTTTCATGCAGCATAATCGCTTCAGACGTTTCCAGCCCACCTACCCGTACCTGCAACACGAGATCGACCTGCCGCCCACCATCTCGCTGTCAGACGGAGAGGAACCTCCGCCGTACCAGGGACCTTGCACGCTGCAGCTGAGAGACCCCGAGCAGCAACTGGAGCTCAACAGAGAGTCCGTACGCGCCCCACCCAACCGGACCATCTTCGACAGCGACCTCATTGACATGCACAGTTCAGGGGGCGGCGGTGGGCCACGCCCTCCCAGTAGCAACTCTGGGATCAGTGCCACCAATTCCAGTAACCACGGACGCATGGAGGGCCCCCCGCCTGCTTACAGTCAGGTGATCGGACAGAACTCGGGCATAGTACTTTACCTCCACCAGCACAGCAATAACCCGCCCGTCACTTTGCAAACTCTGCCCAGGGGCCGGACAAATCCAAGCAGCCCAGAGAGCACAATAGCACTGAGCATGGGCCGACAAAAGGAGTTAGTGTGA
- the fam210ab gene encoding uncharacterized protein C18orf19 homolog B: MQRMWSPVVLRQVFLLRSVYLGHARAARDIPLTLRGSRCFSFTNTVRVKEACKRSEEEETPLNPPQSLAGTEGLYKTDPIQSVEAALQNKDDIDPLQDKSIGLFQRFKKMFKQYGKVMVPVHIVTSTVWFGSFYYAAMKGVNVVPFLEFIGLPDWMVGILRDSQGGYVLTAYAMYKLATPARYTVTLGGTSLSVQYLRKHGYLSTPPPVKEYLHDKMEETRERLTEKMEETKDRFSEKMEETKELLSERMEGTKERFSETKGKFSERLQDTKDKMSFRKKPE, encoded by the exons ATGCAGCGGATGTGGTCTCCAGTCGTGCTGCGGCAGGTGTTCCTGCTGCGTTCTGTGTACCTGGGACACGCCAGGGCGGCACGAGACATTCCTTTGACCCTCCGGGGCTCGCGCTGTTTCAGCTTTACTAATACCGTCAGGGTGAAAGAAGCCTGCAAAAGGTCAGAGGAGGAAGAAACGCCATTAAACCCTCCGCAGAGTCTGGCAGGGACTGAGGGTCTTTATAAGACTGATCCGATCCAATCTGTGGAGGCTGCCCTTCAGAATAAGGATGATATCGATCCTCTGCAAGACAAATCCATTGGGCTGTTTCAGAGATTTAAGAAGATGTTCAAACAGTACGGTAAAGTGATGGTGCCCGTGCATATCGTCACGTCCACAGTATGGTTCGGGAGTTTCTATTATGCTGCTATGAA AGGAGTGAATGTGGTTCCGTTTCTGGAGTTTATCGGTTTACCGGATTGGATGGTGGGAATTTTGCGAGATTCCCAGGGTGGCTATGTACTCACAGCCTACGCAATGTATAAG CTCGCTACACCTGCCCGATACACAGTGACACTGGGAGGCACGTCTCTCTCCGTCCAGTACCTCCGCAAACACGGATACCTCTCCACCCCACCGCCTGTCAAAGAATATCTGCATGACAAAATGGAGGAGACCAGGGAAAGACTGACTGAAAAAATGGAGGAAACGAAAGACAGGTTTTCTGAGAAAATGGAGGAAACCAAAGAACTGCTGTCGGAACGAATGGAGGGGACCAAAGAGCGCTTCTCTGAAACGAAAGGCAAATTTTCCGAAAGACTACAGGACACGAAAGACAAAATGTCTTTCCGTAAGAAACCTGAGTAG